The Chitinophaga niabensis genome segment AACAGTAGCCATCCTCAATCCCGTGGAGATCGATGCACAGGTGCAGCAGGCACAGCTGGCCTTTGAAAAAGCCTCACGCGATCATCAGCGGGCCACGAACCTGTATAACGACAGTGTAGCTACCCTGGAGCAATTACAGAATGCACAAACTGCAAAAGACATTGCACAGCAACAATTAAAAACAGCGCAGTTCAACCGCAACCATAGCGTGATCACCGCTCCCCGCAACGGGTACGTACTCCGTAAACTGGCTGCGGAAGGGCAACTCGTTGGAGCCGGCACCCCTGTTCTGCAAACCAATGGTGCGCAATCCGGCAACTGGTTATTACGTACCAGCATCAGTAATAAAGAATGGGCCGCTATCCGGTTAAAAGACAGCGCTATGGTAGAAGTAGAATCTGTTCCCGGAAAAACCTTTTCAGGAATAGTATCCCGCCGCTCCGAAGGTATTGATCCCACCACAGGCTCTTTTGCAATAGACATCCGCCTCACCGGCGAAAAACCCGCTGCCATTGCTTTTGGCATGTTTGGCAAAGCAGTAGTGCACACTACTGCCCAAAGCAAAAGCAGCACCGGTACCTGGGCCGTTCCTTATGATGCCGTACTGGACGGCGATGGCAATAGCGGATATGTTTTCATCACCAACGATAATAAAAGAGCGCATAAAGTGAAAGTGACCATTGCCGGAATGGAAAAGGATCATGTGATCATCAGCGGTGGACTGGAAAACGCAAGCCAGCTGATCATTTCCGGCAGCGCTTATCTAACGGACAGCAGCACTATCCGCATCATTCAATAACCCTCCAAGCCTGCAAACATGAAAATATCTGACTATGCCGTTAAGAATTACCAGTTCACACTGGTGATCTTTATCATGATCATTGCGCTGGGTATCACCACCATCCTCAACATGCCGCGTTCGGAAGACCCGGAGATGCACGCCCCCACTTATTCCGTAGTGGTGGTATATCCCGGCACCAATCCAAAGGACATGGAGGAACTGATCGTAGACCCGCTGGAGAAAGAGATCTATGAACTGGAAAACGTACTGCGCATCCGCACCAGCATCAGCGATGGCCTTGCCGTGATGCGGATAGAATATAAATACAGCAGTAATGTGGATGATAAATACCAGGAAGTAGTACGCGTTGTTAACAACAAACAAAGGGAACTACCCGCTGACAATATTTTCATTGAGGTGCAAAAGTTCCAGCCCTCTGATGTGAACATCATGCAGATTGCGCTGATCTCTGAAAATGCACCGCGCGATAAACTGAAATTCTATGCAGAGAAATTACAGGATGAACTGGAAAAGCTCAGCCCGCTCAAGAAAGTAGAGATCCATGGCCTTCCGGTGCAACAGGTACGGGCTGAACTGGACTTAGAAAAGATGGCCCAGATGAACCTCCCTGTAAACAATGTGATCAGCAGCCTGCAGAATGAAACCCTGAGCATTCCCGGCGGCAGTATCGATGCCGGCAATAAAACCTTTAATATCAAAACCAGCGGTAACTTTCATTCGCTGGAAGAGATCAGCAACACCATTGTATACACAGGCGCAGGCCGCAACGTATACCTGAAAGACATTGCCAAAGTATATTACGGTTATGCAGATGAAACCTACCAGACCCGCCTCAATGGCTTCCGCTGTGTATTTGTGGCAGCGGCACAGAAGGAAGGAGAAAACATCAGCAAAACACAATTACTTTATAAACCGGTCATTGAAAAGTTCCGGAAAACACTTCCGGCCAATATCGACCTGATCGAACATTTCGACCAGGCGGCCAATGTGAACAGGCGCCTCGGCAGCCTGGGGATCGATTTCATGATCGCCATCTTCCTGGTGGCCATCACTTTGCTGCCATTGGGTTTCAGGCAGGCCGTGATCGTAATGATCTCTGTACCGCTCTCCTTATCTATCGGTATCATCCTGCTGCAGTTATTCGGTTACAACCTGAACCAGCTCAGCATTGTAGGATTGGTGGTAGCATTAGGCCTGCTGGTGGATGATAGCATTGTGGTAGTGGAAAATATAGAACGATGGATGCTCGACGGGCATAGTGCGCTGGAAGCTACCCTTAAAGCCACCAAACAGATAGGTATGGCAGTACTGGGGTGCACCGTTACGCTGATCATCGCATTTATGCCGCTGGTATTTATGCCGGAAGGATCAGGGGATTTTATCAGGAGTATGCCTTTAGCCGTGATCTTCTGTGTGCTGGCTTCCATGTTCGTTTCGCTTACCATCATCCCTTTCCTTACCAGTAAAGTGCTGAAACCCCATACGGGCCACCCTGATGGTAACCTTTTCATGCGTGGGCTGAAGAAGCTTATCCACGGCAGTTACTCCCGCCTGCTGGATAAAGCGCTGCAACGTCCGGCACTCACGATTGTGATCACCGTGATCATTTTTGCCGGCTCCCTGGGTGTGTTTAAACTGATCGGTTTCAGTTTATTCCCGCCTTCTGAAAAGCCGCAGTTCATGATCAATATCACGGCGCCGCCTCAATCCAACCTGATGTATACCAATAGTATTGCCAGGCAGATAGAGCAAACCCTGAAAAAAGAGCCGCTGGTGAAATACTTTGCCACCAACGTAGGTAAAGGCAATCCGCGGATCTATTACAATGTGATCCCAAAAGAAGAACAGAGCGATTTTGCACAGGTATTTGTACAACTGGGAGAACATACCAATCCCCAAGAGAAACAAGCCCTGATGGAAAAGTTCCGCAAAGCCTGGACGCCTTACCCCGGTGCCAAAGTGGAAGTGAAAGATTTTGAACAAGGCCCTCCCGTAGTAGCACCTGTGGAAGTACGCATATTCGGAGACGATCTGGACACCCTCCGGCACCTGGCTTCCCGTGTGGAAGATATGCTGCACCAAACACCCGGCACCATGTACATCGATAACCCGGTGGACCTCCTGAAAAGTGATATCAGGGTAGCCATTCAACCGGAAAAAGCACAACAGCTGGGTATTCCTTTTGTGCAGATAGACCGCACCGTACGCCTCGCTGTTGCCGGGTTAACACTGGGTAAATACACAGATGAGAACACCAATGATTACAACATCCTGCTCACGCGGGCAAAAGAAGGGCGGCCTACGCTGGATGTATTCAATAACCTCTATGTGAACAACCTGCAGGGTAAAGCCATTCCCTTATCGCAGGTGGCAGAACTTAAAATGGAAACATCTCCCGTACACATCAATCACCAGGAGAAAAGAAGGGTGGTTTCCGTGAAAGCATTCCTGCAGCAAGGTTTCCTGGCAGATAGGGTTATTACCGATGTGATCAGCAGGATGGATGCCATGGCATTACCTGTAGGCTATAGTTATGAAATGGGGGGAGAAGTGGAATCGCGCAAGCAATCATTCGGCGGTTTTCAGAACATCATCATTGTAACGGTGTTCCTCTTTATTGCCGTATTGATCCTGGAATTCGGCACTTTCAAAAGTACCCTCATCATCCTTTCGGTTATTCCGCTGGGTGTGGTAGGTGCTGCCATTGCACTCTGGATAACCGGCAACTCCTTATCATTTGTTGCCATCATCGGGTTGATTGCATTGGCGGGAATTGAAGTGAAGAACACCATCCTGCTGGTGGATTTCACCAACCAGTTGCGGGCACAGGGGAAAGACCTGGAGACTTCTATCAGGGAAGCAGGAGAAGTAAGGTTCCTTCCGATCGTGCTTACTTCTCTTACAGCCATCGGCGGTTTGATCCCGATCGCTATTTCTAATAATCCATTGATCTCCCCGCTGGCGATTGTATTGATCGGGGGATTGATCAGTTCTACCTTACTTTCGAGGATCGTAACACCGGTGGTGTACAAGTTAATACCACCTAAGATCAAAGCTTAAAAAAGAAACGGGGTTGTTCTTTTCGAAGCAACCCCGTTTTATATTTTACGCTGCGTAGATCTTTTCCACTACATCTTTATATTTCTCCATGATCGCCTTCCTTTTCAGGCTCAGCTTCGGCGTCATCTCTCCGGTATCCACTCCCCACTCCTTCGGCAGTAATTCAAATTTCTTGATCTGTTCCACATGATTGAATAAGGCATTGTACTTCTCTACCACCTTTTCAAACATCGCCAATACTTCTTTATTCTTAATGGCTTCTTCCGCTGTGGTGAATGGAATGTTGTTCTGCCCCATCCACTGTTTCAGCCTGCTGATGGAAGGCACTATCAAAGCCGCCACAAACTTCCGTTCGGAACCGATCACCATGATCTGTTCAATGAAGGGGCTTTCCTTACATTTATTTTCAATAGGCTGCGGCGCTACATATTTACCACCACTGGTTTTGAACAGTTCTTTTTTGCGGTCTGTGATCTTGAGGAATTTTCCATCTACAAAGGTGCCGATATCCCCGGTATACAACCAGCCATCTTTCACGGTTTCATCTGTGAGGTCCTGCCGCTTGTAGTATCCCTTCATCACGGAAGGCCCTTTCACTAATATTTCGCCTTCTTCCGTCAGTTTTACCTCCTGCCCTGTTATTACCGGGCCTGTGGTGCCAAAACGGGTATTTTCGGTCTTATCGCGCCTGTTTACGCTGATCACGGGGCTGTTCTCCGTGGGGCCATATCCCTCATATACCGGAATGCGGGCTGCGGTGAAGATCCGCAAAAGGTTTTCCTGGCAGGCAGCCCCCCCGGTAACGATATAAGAAATGCGGTTGCCCAATGCATCGCGCCACTTGGAAAAAATAAGTTTATTGGCAATGGACAGCTGAAGGTTATACCACCATCCGCCACTGATATTATTATTATATCTCTTTCCCAGTGCTACGGCCCAGAAGAACAATCCGCGTTTAATGCCTGTCAGCTCATGGCCTTTGCTCATGATCTTCTCATACACTTTTTCCAGCAGGCGCGGTACTGTGGTGAACCCATCCGGTTTTACCTCTTTCAGGTTATCCCCGATCTTATCCATGCTCTCCGCATAATAGATGCTGATCCCGCTGAACAGGTAAATATAGGTACACATCTTTTCGAAGATATGGTTCAGCGGCAGGAAGCTTAACACCCTGGTTTGCGGAGCATCCGGGAAAGGAAAGCTCTCTTTGGAATGATATACATTGCTCACAATGTTCTTATGGGTAAGCATCACACCTTTAGGTGTGCCTGTAGTGCCGGAGGTATAGATGATCGTGGCCACATGCTCTTCGCTGATAGTGGGGGTTAAAGCCACCACACGGGCCAGCAGGTCTTCATTGGCCAGGTCGGTCACCTTCGTCCAGTGATCAGCACCGGGTACTTCATCAAAAGTGTAAATGTTTTGCAGGGAAGGAATATCTTTCATCAGCCCTTTCACTTTCTCACATAGTTCTGCATTGCTCACAAAAATATACTTCACCGCTGCATCATTGAGGATGAATTGCAGCTCGATGGGATTTGTTGTGGGATACAGCGGCACCAGTATAGCCCCCGTCTGTTGTACAGCAAGGTCCGTAATGATCCATTCAGGGCGGTTATTACTAATAATGGCAATCTTGTCTGCCCCTTCTACCGTATGGTCGTTTCCGCTTATGCCAAGGCTCAGAAGACCTGCGCTGAGGCGGTTCACGGTGTTCTGTACTTCTTTCGTGGAAACGGGCTTCCATGCCCCGTCTGTCTTGGCTACCAGCATATCTGGCTTAGGGAAGAACTGCAATTGGTGAGCTACCGCGTCAAATAGGCGTTTGGGCTGAATCATCATACATTTCAGAGCTTGATATACGGTAAGTTAACGAAAAACAGCAGATATTCAAATCAGGGGTATTTTTAGCGAATAAGTGCCTAATAGTCACCAATTAGCGCCATGATGTCACCTTTTTACACACATTTAATGTGTACCTTTGTGATCCCATTCTTACCCAAAATAATATCTCATTTATTGAGCACAACAGGGTTGCGAGCCATCCGTATATCGGCTTGAGGCAACTTATTTATATCACGAAAAACACAAGCATGATCCTAGCTACAGACCTTGACGGAACATTTTTAGGTGGAACCCGCCAACACATGGAAGAGTTATACGAAATGATCAGGAATAACAAGGATTTCCGCCTCGTTTTTGTAACCGGCCGTGGAATGGAAAGCGTATTACCTTTATTAAGTGATCCCGTTATTCCAAGGCCTGAATTCATCATCTGCGATGTGGGCGCCACTATACTCGATGGCACTACCCTTCAGCCCGTTCAGCCTATTCAGAACAATATTGAAAGCAAGTGGCCCGGTAAACAGGCCATCCTGCAAC includes the following:
- a CDS encoding efflux RND transporter periplasmic adaptor subunit, whose amino-acid sequence is MKLYLLLLSGAIGFSACGAGSAASEIPPQADIPVKLLPLQNQSASASIPVSGIFTTDDEVLLSFKTGGIIQRILVKEGDAIRQGQTVAILNPVEIDAQVQQAQLAFEKASRDHQRATNLYNDSVATLEQLQNAQTAKDIAQQQLKTAQFNRNHSVITAPRNGYVLRKLAAEGQLVGAGTPVLQTNGAQSGNWLLRTSISNKEWAAIRLKDSAMVEVESVPGKTFSGIVSRRSEGIDPTTGSFAIDIRLTGEKPAAIAFGMFGKAVVHTTAQSKSSTGTWAVPYDAVLDGDGNSGYVFITNDNKRAHKVKVTIAGMEKDHVIISGGLENASQLIISGSAYLTDSSTIRIIQ
- a CDS encoding efflux RND transporter permease subunit — translated: MKISDYAVKNYQFTLVIFIMIIALGITTILNMPRSEDPEMHAPTYSVVVVYPGTNPKDMEELIVDPLEKEIYELENVLRIRTSISDGLAVMRIEYKYSSNVDDKYQEVVRVVNNKQRELPADNIFIEVQKFQPSDVNIMQIALISENAPRDKLKFYAEKLQDELEKLSPLKKVEIHGLPVQQVRAELDLEKMAQMNLPVNNVISSLQNETLSIPGGSIDAGNKTFNIKTSGNFHSLEEISNTIVYTGAGRNVYLKDIAKVYYGYADETYQTRLNGFRCVFVAAAQKEGENISKTQLLYKPVIEKFRKTLPANIDLIEHFDQAANVNRRLGSLGIDFMIAIFLVAITLLPLGFRQAVIVMISVPLSLSIGIILLQLFGYNLNQLSIVGLVVALGLLVDDSIVVVENIERWMLDGHSALEATLKATKQIGMAVLGCTVTLIIAFMPLVFMPEGSGDFIRSMPLAVIFCVLASMFVSLTIIPFLTSKVLKPHTGHPDGNLFMRGLKKLIHGSYSRLLDKALQRPALTIVITVIIFAGSLGVFKLIGFSLFPPSEKPQFMINITAPPQSNLMYTNSIARQIEQTLKKEPLVKYFATNVGKGNPRIYYNVIPKEEQSDFAQVFVQLGEHTNPQEKQALMEKFRKAWTPYPGAKVEVKDFEQGPPVVAPVEVRIFGDDLDTLRHLASRVEDMLHQTPGTMYIDNPVDLLKSDIRVAIQPEKAQQLGIPFVQIDRTVRLAVAGLTLGKYTDENTNDYNILLTRAKEGRPTLDVFNNLYVNNLQGKAIPLSQVAELKMETSPVHINHQEKRRVVSVKAFLQQGFLADRVITDVISRMDAMALPVGYSYEMGGEVESRKQSFGGFQNIIIVTVFLFIAVLILEFGTFKSTLIILSVIPLGVVGAAIALWITGNSLSFVAIIGLIALAGIEVKNTILLVDFTNQLRAQGKDLETSIREAGEVRFLPIVLTSLTAIGGLIPIAISNNPLISPLAIVLIGGLISSTLLSRIVTPVVYKLIPPKIKA
- a CDS encoding AMP-dependent synthetase/ligase, translated to MMIQPKRLFDAVAHQLQFFPKPDMLVAKTDGAWKPVSTKEVQNTVNRLSAGLLSLGISGNDHTVEGADKIAIISNNRPEWIITDLAVQQTGAILVPLYPTTNPIELQFILNDAAVKYIFVSNAELCEKVKGLMKDIPSLQNIYTFDEVPGADHWTKVTDLANEDLLARVVALTPTISEEHVATIIYTSGTTGTPKGVMLTHKNIVSNVYHSKESFPFPDAPQTRVLSFLPLNHIFEKMCTYIYLFSGISIYYAESMDKIGDNLKEVKPDGFTTVPRLLEKVYEKIMSKGHELTGIKRGLFFWAVALGKRYNNNISGGWWYNLQLSIANKLIFSKWRDALGNRISYIVTGGAACQENLLRIFTAARIPVYEGYGPTENSPVISVNRRDKTENTRFGTTGPVITGQEVKLTEEGEILVKGPSVMKGYYKRQDLTDETVKDGWLYTGDIGTFVDGKFLKITDRKKELFKTSGGKYVAPQPIENKCKESPFIEQIMVIGSERKFVAALIVPSISRLKQWMGQNNIPFTTAEEAIKNKEVLAMFEKVVEKYNALFNHVEQIKKFELLPKEWGVDTGEMTPKLSLKRKAIMEKYKDVVEKIYAA